From the genome of Variovorax sp. RA8, one region includes:
- a CDS encoding LysR family transcriptional regulator produces MTTSALPSPSSIPLAPRADPLASSFATSYAGVVAFIAVVTEGSFARAADRLGIGRSAVSRSVQKLEDQLNVRLFLRTTRSTTLTREGDLFYANCHTGVDRIVQAVEEMRDLRQGPPRGHLRINAAVGFGRRVVAPLLGEFRATYPEVTIDLLLNDKPTDFTSDRVDIAFRNGRMEDAQIIAKQIIPMQLLLCASPAYQAAHGLPDSVEALAGHECINFRFSSGRIFEWEFKVGGQPRKLVPQAKLTYNDADLVLQAVLDGHGIAQLPGYLACEALRTGALVPCLTQYAPDDSGHYICYLSRQHLPSRMRVFIDFMTSKIRAADLDCLTDLSPKLQAEAGIGADATTA; encoded by the coding sequence ATGACAACTTCTGCCCTTCCTTCGCCCTCTTCCATCCCCCTCGCGCCACGCGCAGACCCGCTGGCCTCCAGCTTCGCCACCAGCTATGCCGGGGTGGTTGCCTTCATTGCCGTTGTCACGGAAGGCAGCTTTGCACGGGCCGCGGATCGACTGGGCATCGGCCGCTCCGCCGTGAGCCGCAGCGTCCAGAAGCTGGAAGACCAGCTGAACGTCCGGCTCTTCCTGCGCACCACGCGAAGCACCACGCTCACGCGCGAAGGCGACCTCTTCTACGCCAATTGCCACACCGGCGTCGACCGGATCGTCCAGGCGGTCGAAGAAATGCGGGACCTGCGGCAAGGCCCGCCCCGCGGGCACCTGCGCATCAACGCCGCAGTCGGGTTCGGCCGCCGGGTCGTCGCGCCGCTGCTGGGCGAGTTTCGCGCAACCTACCCCGAGGTCACCATCGACCTGTTGCTGAACGACAAGCCGACCGACTTCACCTCCGACCGGGTGGACATCGCGTTTCGCAACGGCCGCATGGAAGACGCCCAGATCATCGCCAAGCAGATCATCCCCATGCAGTTGCTGCTGTGCGCCTCACCCGCCTACCAGGCAGCCCACGGGCTGCCCGACAGCGTGGAAGCCCTGGCCGGGCACGAGTGCATCAACTTCCGCTTTTCATCCGGCCGGATCTTCGAGTGGGAGTTCAAGGTCGGGGGGCAGCCACGCAAGCTCGTGCCCCAGGCCAAGCTCACCTACAACGATGCGGACCTGGTGCTGCAGGCCGTGCTCGACGGCCACGGCATCGCCCAGCTGCCAGGCTACCTGGCGTGCGAGGCGCTCAGGACCGGTGCGCTTGTCCCGTGCCTGACCCAGTATGCGCCCGACGACAGCGGCCATTACATCTGCTATCTGAGCCGCCAGCACCTGCCTTCGCGCATGCGCGTGTTCATCGACTTCATGACCTCGAAGATTCGGGCCGCCGACCTGGATTGCCTCACCGACCTCAGCCCGAAGCTGCAGGCCGAGGCCGGGATTGGTGCCGACGCGACAACAGCGTGA
- a CDS encoding alpha/beta fold hydrolase yields MKTTQNPSRRHLIATGAAVATGTLAFGMQEAAGAATRTRPLQPSSPSRTSNTITTPDGTQIYYKDWGEGPVVTFSHGWPLNADAWDGQMLFLARNGFRVIAHDRRGHGRSSQSSSGNDMNGYADDLAVLFEALDLKKATMVGHSTGGGEVARYIGRHGSKRVAKAVLIGAVPPVMLKSAANPEGLPMEVFDGLRAGVAGDRSQFYKEFALPFFGANRPGAKVSQGILDQFWLWSMQCGQKNSYECIKAFSETDFTEDLKKIDVPTLIMHGEDDQIVPIHDSAKKSAQLVKGAKAIYYPDAPHGLTATMQDKINADLLAFLKS; encoded by the coding sequence ATGAAGACCACACAGAATCCTTCGCGCCGACACCTGATTGCGACCGGCGCTGCCGTCGCCACCGGCACCCTCGCCTTCGGCATGCAAGAAGCAGCCGGCGCAGCAACCCGCACCCGGCCCCTCCAGCCTTCGAGCCCTTCGAGGACTAGCAACACCATCACCACCCCCGACGGCACGCAGATCTACTACAAGGACTGGGGCGAAGGTCCCGTCGTCACCTTTTCTCACGGATGGCCGCTCAACGCCGATGCATGGGACGGACAGATGCTCTTCCTGGCGCGCAACGGCTTCCGCGTCATCGCGCACGACCGGCGTGGGCATGGCCGCTCGAGCCAGTCCTCGTCGGGCAATGACATGAACGGCTACGCCGACGACCTCGCGGTTCTCTTCGAGGCACTCGACCTGAAGAAGGCCACGATGGTCGGCCATTCCACGGGCGGCGGCGAGGTGGCGCGCTACATCGGACGCCACGGCAGCAAGCGGGTGGCCAAGGCGGTGCTCATCGGCGCTGTTCCGCCTGTCATGTTGAAGTCCGCGGCAAACCCCGAAGGCCTGCCGATGGAGGTGTTCGACGGCCTTCGCGCCGGGGTCGCCGGCGATCGCTCGCAGTTCTACAAGGAGTTCGCTCTCCCGTTCTTCGGCGCCAACCGCCCAGGCGCGAAGGTGTCGCAGGGCATCCTGGACCAGTTCTGGCTCTGGAGCATGCAATGCGGCCAGAAGAACTCCTACGAGTGCATCAAGGCCTTCTCCGAAACCGACTTCACCGAAGACCTGAAAAAGATCGATGTGCCCACGCTGATCATGCACGGCGAGGACGACCAGATCGTGCCCATCCACGACTCGGCAAAGAAGTCCGCTCAGCTCGTCAAAGGCGCCAAGGCGATCTACTACCCCGACGCTCCGCACGGGCTCACCGCCACGATGCAAGACAAGATCAATGCAGACCTGCTTGCCTTCCTCAAGAGCTGA
- a CDS encoding dienelactone hydrolase family protein translates to MHAPFRIATTGGSFTAYVARPQKLPAPAIVVIHEVFGVNADMRQTCDDLAAQGYVAVCPDLFWRIAPGLDLSDRTEAELAQAQALYNAFDLDAGVSDIAATVQATRAMPEVTGKIGVVGYCLGGLLAFLTAARARPDATVAFYPGNADKHVREADRIANPLIVHLAQKDEYIPADAQRQIASELNRRPQVQVYSYPGCGHAFARHRGTAYNAEAAALANRRTADFLALHLQPH, encoded by the coding sequence ATGCACGCGCCCTTTCGGATCGCCACCACGGGGGGCAGCTTCACCGCGTACGTCGCCCGTCCGCAGAAACTTCCCGCGCCGGCCATCGTCGTCATCCACGAAGTCTTTGGCGTGAACGCCGACATGCGCCAGACCTGTGATGACCTCGCGGCGCAAGGTTACGTGGCGGTCTGCCCCGACCTGTTCTGGCGGATCGCGCCGGGCCTTGACCTCTCCGATCGCACGGAAGCGGAGCTCGCGCAAGCCCAGGCCCTGTACAACGCCTTCGACCTCGATGCAGGTGTGAGCGACATCGCCGCCACCGTACAGGCCACCCGTGCGATGCCGGAGGTCACGGGCAAGATCGGCGTGGTCGGTTACTGCCTGGGCGGCCTGCTGGCCTTCCTCACGGCCGCGCGCGCGAGACCCGACGCAACGGTGGCGTTCTACCCCGGCAACGCGGACAAGCATGTCCGCGAAGCGGACCGGATCGCCAACCCACTGATCGTTCACCTCGCGCAGAAGGACGAGTACATCCCCGCCGATGCGCAGCGGCAGATCGCATCTGAGTTGAACCGACGGCCGCAGGTGCAGGTCTACAGCTATCCGGGATGTGGCCACGCCTTTGCACGGCACCGCGGCACCGCCTACAACGCCGAAGCGGCGGCCTTGGCCAACCGCAGGACCGCGGATTTCCTGGCCCTTCATCTGCAGCCGCACTGA
- a CDS encoding acyloxyacyl hydrolase, producing the protein MVLLGIVACISQVARADTPAHQPSSLFTQFGSAHGTRTLTAGLTWDLPHRWQLGPGELSSYLEASYAYWQIQSSDRAGLSHLSQLALVPVVRYRPAEGSSPWFFETGVGLTATSSRYRTRQKSFSTSFNFSTHLAVGRSFGAQREHEIALRLEHFSNAGIKHPNPGENFLQLRYARRF; encoded by the coding sequence ATGGTCCTTCTCGGCATCGTCGCCTGCATTTCGCAGGTGGCGCGCGCTGACACGCCTGCGCACCAACCCTCTTCCCTCTTCACTCAGTTCGGCTCGGCGCACGGTACCCGCACGCTGACCGCGGGGCTGACCTGGGACCTGCCCCATCGATGGCAACTGGGGCCGGGCGAGCTGAGCAGCTATCTGGAGGCCTCTTACGCTTACTGGCAGATCCAATCGTCAGACCGGGCCGGGCTGTCGCATTTGTCGCAGCTCGCGCTGGTTCCCGTGGTGCGCTACCGCCCTGCGGAAGGCTCCTCGCCGTGGTTCTTCGAAACCGGCGTGGGGTTGACCGCCACCTCGTCGCGCTACAGGACCCGACAGAAGAGCTTCTCGACCAGCTTCAACTTCAGCACACACCTGGCGGTCGGCCGCAGCTTCGGCGCGCAGCGCGAACACGAGATCGCGCTGCGCCTGGAGCATTTCTCGAACGCAGGCATCAAGCACCCCAACCCCGGTGAGAACTTCCTGCAGTTGCGCTACGCACGCAGGTTCTAG
- a CDS encoding AraC family transcriptional regulator has translation MQARVAAVRIRAHAPAEELPTHQHRQGQLAMVLRGTVTCELPGALWMAPLHGGFWIPGGVPHSLRVSPGGNVCFLFVEHAAAAMPPTCCALGISPLLRELILRLVAMAGDAQCEPRAQRLHAVLLDELVRMPTEALYLPVSEEPRLRRILDALMRDPSDRTTAARWASRLAMSERTLTRLVQLETGMSFGRWSQRLRLIVALQWLTSGLSVQQVAHDLGYDSVSAFIAMFRKAMGQPPARYLAQRR, from the coding sequence ATGCAGGCCCGCGTGGCCGCCGTGCGCATTCGCGCCCATGCGCCGGCCGAAGAGCTGCCGACGCACCAGCATCGGCAGGGACAGTTGGCGATGGTGCTGCGCGGCACCGTGACCTGCGAGTTGCCGGGCGCGCTGTGGATGGCGCCGCTGCACGGTGGCTTCTGGATTCCCGGCGGCGTGCCCCACAGCCTGCGTGTCTCGCCGGGCGGGAATGTCTGTTTTCTGTTCGTGGAACACGCTGCCGCGGCCATGCCGCCGACCTGCTGCGCGCTGGGCATCAGCCCCTTGCTGCGCGAACTCATTCTTCGCCTGGTCGCCATGGCCGGCGACGCACAGTGCGAACCGAGGGCGCAGCGGCTGCATGCCGTGCTGCTGGACGAGTTGGTGCGCATGCCGACCGAAGCCCTGTACCTGCCGGTGTCGGAGGAGCCGCGCCTGCGTCGGATCCTCGATGCGTTGATGCGCGACCCGTCGGACCGGACCACCGCAGCGCGGTGGGCGTCGCGCCTGGCCATGAGCGAGCGGACGCTGACCCGCCTGGTGCAGCTCGAAACGGGCATGTCCTTCGGCCGCTGGAGCCAACGCCTGCGCCTGATCGTTGCGCTGCAATGGCTGACCTCAGGCCTCTCGGTGCAGCAGGTCGCCCACGACCTGGGCTACGACTCGGTGAGTGCCTTCATCGCCATGTTCAGGAAGGCCATGGGCCAGCCACCGGCGCGCTACCTTGCGCAGCGCCGCTAG
- a CDS encoding glutathione S-transferase family protein, whose product MKLYHMPGACSLADLIVLQWIGADHEPVRMSLESIKSPDYLAINAGGTVPLLAHGDLTLTENVAILGYLADLYPAARLLGDGSPRARAEVMRWLGFLNSDVHKAFKPIFVPQRFLKDAAMAPVLADNARGHVRDYLARLDDQLEGRDWLTGERSIADPYLFVLSRWSAAKKVDMQGLDNLARFVRMMDGDAGVQAALDAERDMPQQAGTP is encoded by the coding sequence ATGAAGCTCTATCACATGCCCGGCGCATGCTCCCTCGCCGACCTGATCGTTCTCCAGTGGATCGGTGCAGACCACGAGCCGGTGCGCATGAGCCTGGAAAGCATCAAGTCGCCCGACTACCTTGCCATCAACGCGGGCGGCACGGTACCGCTGCTGGCACATGGCGACCTGACGCTCACCGAGAACGTCGCCATCCTCGGCTACCTGGCAGACCTGTACCCCGCGGCGCGCCTGCTTGGCGACGGCTCGCCGCGCGCCCGCGCCGAGGTCATGCGCTGGCTGGGCTTTCTCAACTCGGATGTGCACAAGGCGTTCAAGCCGATCTTCGTGCCGCAGCGTTTCCTGAAGGACGCGGCGATGGCGCCCGTGCTGGCCGACAACGCGCGCGGCCATGTGCGCGACTATCTCGCGCGACTCGACGACCAACTCGAAGGGCGCGACTGGCTCACCGGCGAACGCTCCATCGCCGACCCGTACCTGTTCGTGCTCTCGCGCTGGTCGGCGGCCAAGAAGGTCGACATGCAGGGACTGGACAACCTCGCACGCTTCGTCCGGATGATGGACGGTGACGCCGGCGTGCAAGCCGCGCTGGACGCAGAGCGCGATATGCCGCAGCAAGCTGGGACGCCATGA
- the wrbA gene encoding NAD(P)H:quinone oxidoreductase has translation MSKVLVLYYSMYGHLETMAHAITDGARSVEGCEVALRRVPETMPADAFRQAGGKADQAAPIATVAELPDYDAIIFGAPTRFGNIAGQMRTFLDQTGGLWASGALINKIGSAFTSTGTQHGGQETTLVSLHSTLLHHGMLIAGVPYSCTGLTNMAEITGGSPYGAATLAGSDGKRTPSDNELSIARFQGEHVARLAARLAD, from the coding sequence ATGAGCAAAGTTCTCGTTCTCTACTACAGCATGTACGGCCACCTCGAAACGATGGCCCACGCGATCACCGACGGCGCGCGATCCGTCGAAGGCTGCGAAGTGGCCCTCAGGCGCGTGCCCGAGACCATGCCGGCCGACGCGTTCCGCCAGGCCGGCGGCAAGGCCGATCAAGCGGCACCGATTGCCACGGTGGCGGAGTTGCCGGACTACGACGCGATCATCTTTGGCGCGCCCACGCGCTTCGGCAACATCGCCGGGCAGATGCGCACCTTCCTCGACCAGACCGGTGGCCTGTGGGCCTCGGGCGCGCTCATCAACAAGATCGGCAGCGCCTTCACCTCGACAGGCACGCAGCACGGCGGACAGGAAACCACCCTCGTGTCGCTGCATTCGACGCTGCTGCATCACGGCATGCTGATCGCTGGCGTGCCGTACTCGTGCACAGGCCTGACGAACATGGCCGAGATCACCGGCGGTTCGCCCTACGGCGCTGCCACGCTGGCCGGCTCCGACGGCAAGCGCACGCCCTCGGACAACGAGCTGTCGATCGCCCGCTTCCAGGGTGAACACGTGGCGCGGCTCGCGGCGCGCCTGGCAGACTGA
- a CDS encoding pirin family protein, translating to MSTRQSEVAGVEAVILPPVRDLGDGFKVRRALPSAHRRMVGPFIFFDHMGPATFAAGQAFDVRPHPYIGLATASPRTASEGATLTLIAGRSDGLVSPMRTYSDMVYADIALEDAARYRVKAEHIERAVYVVSGALEVIGQAGRFEAGELVVFKPGAELVLRAAGATRLVLVGGEPFAEPRHIEWNFVSSRAERIAQAKHDWRAQRFAGVPGDSELIPLPADTPPAGSASA from the coding sequence ATGTCCACTCGCCAGAGCGAAGTCGCTGGTGTCGAAGCCGTCATCCTGCCGCCAGTGCGCGATCTCGGAGACGGTTTCAAGGTTCGGCGTGCCTTGCCGTCGGCGCACCGGCGGATGGTCGGGCCGTTCATCTTCTTCGACCACATGGGGCCTGCGACCTTCGCCGCTGGCCAGGCCTTCGACGTGCGACCGCACCCGTACATCGGTCTGGCCACGGCCAGTCCCCGCACGGCATCGGAGGGCGCCACATTGACGCTGATCGCCGGACGCAGCGACGGCCTGGTATCACCGATGCGCACGTACTCTGACATGGTGTACGCCGACATCGCGCTCGAGGACGCCGCGCGCTACCGGGTGAAGGCAGAGCACATCGAACGCGCGGTCTATGTGGTGTCAGGCGCGCTCGAGGTCATTGGCCAGGCCGGCCGCTTCGAAGCCGGAGAACTCGTGGTCTTCAAGCCGGGCGCCGAACTCGTGTTGCGCGCGGCCGGCGCCACGCGGTTGGTGCTGGTCGGTGGGGAGCCGTTTGCCGAGCCACGGCACATCGAATGGAACTTTGTCTCTTCCCGCGCCGAGCGCATCGCACAGGCCAAGCACGACTGGCGTGCACAGCGCTTTGCGGGCGTACCCGGCGACAGCGAACTCATCCCCCTGCCTGCGGACACGCCGCCCGCAGGCTCCGCTTCGGCGTGA
- a CDS encoding bifunctional alpha/beta hydrolase/OsmC family protein: MPTRPFEVINAQGHRLSGSLEMPEGIQRGWALFAHCFTCGKNDLAAVRIARALASAGIGVLRFDFTGLGDSEGSFADASFSLNVQDLVCAADAMEAAGMPARLLIGHSLGGSAVLAAAGRIASARAIATIAAPFDVAQVLHLLDPAGLARLETEGHARVQVVGRPMAVGKAFVDDLRAHDPGARIAALHRPLLLLHAPQDRTVDIENATRIFLAARHPKSFVSLDDADHLLSKREDAEQVARLIATWAAPYLPEPPAGHPLAADAEAEETGLGKFQLALRSGGSRWLADEPATVGGLGSGPTPYNLLSSALAACTTMTLRHYADSKGWPVARIRTAVSHRKDKSASPPDVFSRRVSIEGPLTQAQREELVEMAQRCPVHRTLEAGARFEPVEGEPPA, encoded by the coding sequence GTGCCAACACGCCCCTTCGAAGTCATCAATGCCCAGGGACACCGCCTGTCAGGCAGCCTCGAAATGCCCGAGGGCATTCAGCGGGGTTGGGCGCTTTTCGCACACTGCTTCACCTGCGGCAAGAACGACCTCGCGGCCGTGCGCATCGCTCGCGCGCTGGCCAGCGCGGGTATCGGCGTGCTTCGCTTCGATTTCACCGGGCTGGGGGACAGCGAGGGCAGCTTCGCCGATGCGAGCTTCTCGCTGAACGTGCAGGACCTCGTGTGCGCCGCCGATGCCATGGAGGCCGCCGGCATGCCGGCGCGCCTGCTCATCGGTCACAGCCTGGGCGGCTCCGCCGTGCTCGCCGCAGCAGGCCGCATCGCGAGCGCGCGAGCGATTGCGACCATTGCTGCGCCGTTCGACGTGGCCCAGGTGCTGCACCTGCTGGACCCGGCGGGTCTTGCGCGCCTGGAGACCGAGGGACATGCGCGGGTCCAGGTGGTCGGACGGCCCATGGCGGTGGGCAAGGCCTTCGTGGACGACTTGCGTGCACACGACCCGGGTGCGCGCATCGCGGCACTTCACCGACCGCTGCTGCTGCTGCACGCGCCGCAGGACCGGACGGTCGACATCGAGAACGCCACACGCATCTTTCTGGCGGCAAGGCACCCGAAGAGTTTCGTCTCGCTCGATGATGCGGACCATCTGCTGTCCAAGCGCGAAGACGCCGAACAGGTCGCGCGCCTCATCGCGACCTGGGCGGCCCCCTACCTGCCCGAGCCGCCCGCCGGGCACCCTCTCGCGGCGGATGCCGAGGCCGAAGAAACGGGGTTGGGCAAATTCCAACTCGCGCTGCGCTCAGGCGGGTCGCGCTGGCTCGCCGACGAACCCGCCACGGTGGGAGGGCTCGGTTCAGGACCGACACCCTACAACCTCCTGTCGTCCGCGCTCGCCGCCTGCACGACCATGACGCTGCGCCACTACGCCGACAGCAAGGGCTGGCCGGTCGCGCGCATCCGCACCGCGGTGAGCCACCGAAAGGACAAGTCGGCCTCCCCGCCCGATGTCTTCAGCCGCCGGGTGTCCATCGAGGGCCCCCTCACGCAGGCGCAACGCGAGGAGCTTGTGGAAATGGCGCAGCGATGCCCCGTTCACCGAACGCTCGAAGCGGGCGCGCGTTTCGAGCCTGTGGAAGGGGAGCCCCCGGCATGA
- a CDS encoding carboxymuconolactone decarboxylase family protein — translation MVGLARLRVAQAHGCEARIDAHFLSLIDAGFSIDKLMLVADWREAGAALRPQEQAALAWAEALARRGTTPAPDALCQEILALMGQEALVGPSLAIALENALSQPTRTPAQGDRRQRALHQGKDQR, via the coding sequence TTGGTCGGGCTGGCCAGGCTGCGTGTCGCCCAGGCTCATGGATGCGAGGCGCGCATCGACGCCCACTTCCTGTCGCTGATCGATGCGGGCTTTTCGATCGACAAGCTCATGCTGGTGGCCGATTGGCGCGAAGCGGGCGCGGCACTCCGGCCGCAGGAGCAGGCCGCGCTCGCATGGGCGGAGGCGCTGGCGCGGCGAGGTACGACACCCGCTCCCGATGCGCTCTGCCAGGAAATCCTCGCGCTGATGGGGCAAGAAGCGCTGGTGGGCCCGAGCCTTGCCATCGCGCTGGAGAACGCACTGAGCCAGCCGACCCGCACGCCTGCACAGGGCGACCGACGCCAGCGAGCGCTGCATCAGGGAAAGGATCAACGATGA
- a CDS encoding cupin domain-containing protein yields MVKIARSLGLTFLLAAGAALSQHAAAHGGPKDAKVTPLLTQEMKDIPGKEVLMITVDYPPGAADPVHRHDAHSYVYVLEGSIVMGVKGGKEVTLKPGDTFYEGPDDIHTVGRNASKTKPAKFVVMLVKNKGAEFFIPVK; encoded by the coding sequence ATGGTCAAGATCGCAAGAAGCCTCGGGCTCACATTCCTGCTCGCCGCAGGCGCTGCCCTGTCACAGCACGCCGCCGCGCACGGCGGGCCCAAGGACGCCAAGGTGACGCCGCTGCTGACCCAGGAGATGAAGGACATCCCCGGCAAGGAAGTGCTGATGATCACGGTAGACTATCCGCCCGGCGCCGCCGACCCCGTGCATCGTCATGACGCCCACAGCTACGTGTACGTGCTCGAAGGCTCGATCGTGATGGGCGTCAAAGGCGGCAAGGAAGTCACGCTCAAGCCCGGCGACACGTTCTACGAAGGCCCCGACGACATCCACACCGTCGGGCGCAACGCAAGCAAGACCAAACCTGCGAAGTTCGTCGTCATGCTCGTGAAGAACAAGGGCGCCGAGTTCTTCATTCCAGTGAAATAA
- a CDS encoding glutathione S-transferase family protein has translation MKLFYMPGASALADHIVLEWSGQPYETVRMDRRSIKTPEYLALNPTGTVPLLVHGDFTLTENVAILGYLADLHPQLQLAGDGSPRARAEVMRWLGFLNSDVHKAFRPIFFPERYLPDDGQAARLAATARSHVREYLARLDAQLAGRAWLTGQRSIADAYHFVMLRWAIGTKVGLHGFDQLTAFVRRMHADEGVHAALVMEEGLAPHTQHARSAPDQLMRLNERIRDNLATTLTAEVVGVVEYSEGDGPELEVRRGLVQVEVARMDTVFSWQDENYRAQAAIPFQNFSRYVSNGAIRLDL, from the coding sequence ATGAAACTCTTCTACATGCCAGGCGCCAGTGCGCTGGCCGATCACATCGTGCTCGAGTGGTCCGGCCAGCCGTACGAGACGGTACGCATGGACCGCCGCAGCATCAAGACGCCGGAGTACCTGGCACTCAACCCGACGGGCACTGTGCCGCTGCTCGTGCATGGCGACTTCACGCTGACCGAGAACGTCGCCATCCTTGGCTACCTTGCGGACCTGCATCCGCAACTGCAGCTGGCTGGCGACGGGTCGCCGCGCGCACGGGCGGAGGTGATGCGCTGGCTCGGTTTCCTGAACTCCGATGTGCACAAGGCGTTCAGGCCGATCTTCTTTCCCGAGCGCTACCTGCCGGACGACGGCCAGGCGGCGCGACTGGCTGCCACGGCGCGCAGCCACGTGCGCGAGTACCTCGCGCGGCTCGATGCGCAACTCGCCGGACGCGCATGGCTCACGGGCCAGCGCTCCATCGCCGACGCCTATCACTTCGTGATGCTGCGCTGGGCCATCGGCACGAAGGTCGGACTGCACGGCTTCGACCAGCTGACGGCCTTCGTTCGCCGCATGCATGCCGATGAAGGCGTGCATGCGGCGCTCGTGATGGAGGAAGGCCTGGCGCCGCATACCCAGCATGCGCGCAGCGCCCCGGATCAGCTGATGCGCCTGAACGAACGGATCCGCGACAACCTGGCCACCACGCTGACCGCCGAAGTGGTCGGCGTGGTCGAGTACAGCGAAGGCGACGGCCCCGAGCTCGAAGTGCGCCGTGGTCTCGTGCAGGTCGAAGTCGCCCGGATGGACACGGTCTTCAGCTGGCAGGATGAGAACTACCGCGCGCAGGCGGCCATCCCATTCCAGAACTTCTCCCGTTATGTCAGCAACGGCGCGATCCGGCTCGACCTGTAG
- a CDS encoding peroxiredoxin-like family protein, with protein sequence MSPQLSAFDHNDTADAVFDATGIAARAKRAGDLAPDATLPDGSGRLVRLSDWWRKGPLVLVFYRGGWCGYCSLQLRAWHQRADDLARLGATLLAISPQTPDHSMRTAEDNQLAFTVLSDSNLEAANGFELAFTLPPELVSFYGSVGTDIPVLNGNGLWVLPVPATYVIDEEGRIRFAHIEEDIRKRAEPADVLRVVADMVNARALSVATGS encoded by the coding sequence ATGAGCCCGCAACTTTCCGCCTTTGATCACAACGACACCGCCGATGCGGTGTTCGACGCCACGGGCATCGCTGCACGCGCCAAGCGCGCCGGCGACCTGGCGCCTGACGCGACATTGCCGGACGGCTCTGGCCGTCTGGTTCGTCTGTCGGACTGGTGGCGCAAGGGACCGCTCGTGCTGGTCTTCTACCGCGGCGGCTGGTGCGGGTACTGCAGCCTCCAGCTGCGGGCCTGGCATCAGCGCGCTGATGACCTGGCACGGCTCGGTGCCACGCTGCTGGCGATCTCGCCGCAGACGCCCGACCATTCGATGCGAACGGCCGAGGACAACCAGCTCGCGTTTACCGTGCTCAGCGATTCGAACCTCGAGGCCGCCAATGGCTTCGAGTTGGCCTTCACGCTGCCGCCCGAGCTCGTGAGCTTCTACGGTTCGGTGGGCACCGACATTCCCGTGCTGAACGGCAATGGCTTGTGGGTTCTGCCAGTTCCGGCGACCTATGTGATTGACGAGGAAGGCCGCATCCGTTTCGCCCACATCGAGGAAGACATTCGAAAGCGCGCGGAGCCGGCCGATGTGTTGCGCGTCGTCGCAGACATGGTTAACGCCCGTGCTCTTTCGGTGGCGACCGGCAGCTGA
- a CDS encoding carboxymuconolactone decarboxylase family protein, with protein sequence MTQRVNYVEQSQELFKKFVEFLNAIKEGAIEEPLRNLVSIRTSQLNGCTFCLDMHVKQAKIQGERELRLYHLAAWRESTLFIPRERAALAWTEVLTKLPEQGVPDDIYERVRTQLSEKEISDLTFLVMSTNAWSRLNIAFKSVPGASDKVFGLDKAKLA encoded by the coding sequence ATGACCCAACGTGTCAACTATGTCGAGCAGTCGCAAGAACTCTTCAAGAAGTTCGTCGAGTTTCTCAATGCCATCAAGGAGGGCGCGATCGAAGAGCCGCTTCGCAACCTCGTGTCGATCCGCACGTCGCAGCTCAACGGCTGCACCTTCTGCCTGGACATGCACGTCAAGCAGGCCAAGATCCAGGGCGAGCGCGAGCTGCGCCTGTACCACCTGGCCGCATGGCGCGAATCGACGCTGTTCATCCCGCGCGAGCGTGCGGCACTGGCCTGGACCGAAGTGCTGACCAAGCTGCCCGAGCAAGGCGTGCCCGACGACATCTACGAGCGGGTGCGCACACAGCTGTCGGAAAAGGAAATCTCCGACCTCACCTTCCTGGTCATGTCGACGAACGCCTGGAGCCGTCTGAACATCGCCTTCAAGAGCGTGCCCGGCGCCTCCGACAAGGTCTTCGGCCTGGACAAGGCGAAGCTCGCCTGA